A stretch of Pangasianodon hypophthalmus isolate fPanHyp1 chromosome 9, fPanHyp1.pri, whole genome shotgun sequence DNA encodes these proteins:
- the LOC113525243 gene encoding cathepsin S isoform X2: MKHNEEAAAGQHTFTIGINHLSDMTTEEVSAKLNGLRVENFSPQDANENFTFLSDFSLPPSVNWTDDGFVSPVQNQGDCNACWAFSAVGALEAQMMKKKSPLVPLSVQNLIDCSSTEGNHGCLGGLMTNAFNYIINHNGISTDADYPYEEKVGLCRRHPKPGRCSGFRVLKSEFELQKVVANTGPVAVGINADEDTFHHYSKGIYNFTCHNNTLNHAVLVVGYGKEEGQQYWLVKNSWGADWGEGGYIRMLRNKNQCGIGSYSVVPIV; the protein is encoded by the exons ATGAAGCACAATGAAGAAGCTGCAGCAGGACAACACACCTTTACCATTGGGATCAATCACCTTTCAGACATG acAACAGAAGAAGTCAGTGCTAAACTGAATGGTCTGAGGGTGGAGAATTTTTCTCCTCAGGATGCTAATGAGAATTTCACCTTTCTGAGTgatttctccctccctcccagtGTGAACTGGACTGATGATGGATTTGTCAGCCCTGTGCAGAACCAG GGTGATTGCAATGCATGCTGGGCGTTCAGTGCTGTTGGAGCTTTAGAAGCTCaaatgatgaaaaagaagaGTCCGCTTGTTCCTCTGAGTGTTCAGAACCTGATAGACTGCAGTAGTACGGAGGGAAACCATGGCTGCCTTGGAGGACTCATGACTAATGcctttaattacattataaacCACAATGGAATCAGCACTGATGCTGACTACCCTTATGAAGAAAag GTCGGGTTGTGCCGTAGGCATCCTAAACCTGGACGCTGTTCTGGTTTCCGGGTTCTTAAAAGTGAGTTTGAGCTGCAGAAGGTAGTGGCTAACACTGGACCGGTGGCAGTGGGAATTAATGCGGATGAGGACACATTTCACCATTACAGTAAAg gtatTTATAATTTCACTTGCCATAATAACACATTGAATCATGCTGTTCTGGTGGTCGGATATGGAAAAGAAGAAGGGCAGCAGTACTGGCTCGTCAAAAAcag ttGGGGTGCTGATTGGGGAGAGGGGGGCTACATACGAATGCTGCGAAACAAGAATCAGTGTGGAATCGGCAGCTATAGTGTTGTCCCCATTGTCTGA
- the LOC113525243 gene encoding cathepsin S isoform X1, which produces MMRVLVLALLLSQVCCDMNLDSYWKSWKTEFSKNYSSVSEEAYRRAVWEQNVFKVMKHNEEAAAGQHTFTIGINHLSDMTTEEVSAKLNGLRVENFSPQDANENFTFLSDFSLPPSVNWTDDGFVSPVQNQGDCNACWAFSAVGALEAQMMKKKSPLVPLSVQNLIDCSSTEGNHGCLGGLMTNAFNYIINHNGISTDADYPYEEKVGLCRRHPKPGRCSGFRVLKSEFELQKVVANTGPVAVGINADEDTFHHYSKGIYNFTCHNNTLNHAVLVVGYGKEEGQQYWLVKNSWGADWGEGGYIRMLRNKNQCGIGSYSVVPIV; this is translated from the exons ATGATGCGTGTCTTGGTTCTGGCTCTGCTGCTCTCTCAGGTTTGCTGTGATATGAATCTAGACAGCTACTGGAAATCCTGGAAAACTGAATTCAGTAAAAACTACAGCAGTgtg agtgaggAAGCATACAGGAGAGCAGTTTGGGAGCAGAATGTTTTTAAAGTGATGAAGCACAATGAAGAAGCTGCAGCAGGACAACACACCTTTACCATTGGGATCAATCACCTTTCAGACATG acAACAGAAGAAGTCAGTGCTAAACTGAATGGTCTGAGGGTGGAGAATTTTTCTCCTCAGGATGCTAATGAGAATTTCACCTTTCTGAGTgatttctccctccctcccagtGTGAACTGGACTGATGATGGATTTGTCAGCCCTGTGCAGAACCAG GGTGATTGCAATGCATGCTGGGCGTTCAGTGCTGTTGGAGCTTTAGAAGCTCaaatgatgaaaaagaagaGTCCGCTTGTTCCTCTGAGTGTTCAGAACCTGATAGACTGCAGTAGTACGGAGGGAAACCATGGCTGCCTTGGAGGACTCATGACTAATGcctttaattacattataaacCACAATGGAATCAGCACTGATGCTGACTACCCTTATGAAGAAAag GTCGGGTTGTGCCGTAGGCATCCTAAACCTGGACGCTGTTCTGGTTTCCGGGTTCTTAAAAGTGAGTTTGAGCTGCAGAAGGTAGTGGCTAACACTGGACCGGTGGCAGTGGGAATTAATGCGGATGAGGACACATTTCACCATTACAGTAAAg gtatTTATAATTTCACTTGCCATAATAACACATTGAATCATGCTGTTCTGGTGGTCGGATATGGAAAAGAAGAAGGGCAGCAGTACTGGCTCGTCAAAAAcag ttGGGGTGCTGATTGGGGAGAGGGGGGCTACATACGAATGCTGCGAAACAAGAATCAGTGTGGAATCGGCAGCTATAGTGTTGTCCCCATTGTCTGA
- the LOC128318846 gene encoding procathepsin L-like isoform X1 codes for MMRVLLLALLLSQVCCDMNLDGYWKSWKTEFNKNYSSVSEEAYRRAVWEQNVFKVMKHNEEAAAGQHTFTIGINHLSDMTTEEVSAKLNGLRVENFSPQDANENFTFLSDFSLPPSVNWTDDGFVSPVRNQGDCNACWAFSAVGALEAQMMKKKSPLVPLSVQNLIDCSSMEGNHGCHGGLMTNAFNYIINHNGISTDADYPYEEKVGLCRKRPKPARCSGFRVLKRLNEFELQKVVAKIGPVAVGINANEVTFHHYSKGIYNFICHNNTLNHAVLVVGYGKEEGQQYWLVKNSWGADWGEGGYIRMLRNKNQCGIGSYSVVPIV; via the exons ATGATGCGTGTCTTGCTTCTGGCTCTGCTGCTCTCTCAGGTTTGCTGTGATATGAATCTAGACGGCTACTGGAAATCCTGGAAAACTGAATTCAATAAAAACTACAGCAGTgtg agtgaggAAGCATACAGGAGAGCAGTTTGGGAGCAGAATGTTTTTAAAGTGATGAAGCACAATGAAGAAGCTGCAGCAGGACAACACACCTTTACCATTGGGATCAATCACCTTTCAGACATG acAACAGAAGAAGTCAGTGCTAAACTGAATGGTCTGAGGGTGGAGAATTTTTCTCCTCAGGATGCTAATGAGAATTTCACCTTTCTGAGTgatttctccctccctcccagtGTGAACTGGACTGATGATGGATTTGTCAGCCCTGTGCGGAACCAG GGTGATTGCAACGCATGCTGGGCGTTCAGTGCTGTTGGAGCTTTAGAAGCTCaaatgatgaaaaagaagaGTCCGCTTGTTCCTCTGAGTGTTCAGAACCTGATAGACTGCAGTAGTATGGAGGGAAACCATGGCTGCCATGGAGGACTCATGACTAATGcctttaattacattataaacCACAATGGAATCAGCACTGATGCTGACTACCCTTATGAAGAaaag GTCGGGTTGTGCCGTAAGCGTCCTAAACCTGCACGCTGTTCTGGTTTCCGGGTTCTTAAACGTTTGAATGAGTTTGAGCTGCAGAAGGTAGTGGCTAAGATTGGACCAGTTGCAGTGGGAATTAATGCGAATGAGGTCACATTTCACCATTACAGTAAAg gtatttataatttcatttgCCATAATAACACATTGAATCACGCTGTTCTGGTGGTCGGATATGGAAAAGAAGAAGGGCAGCAGTACTGGCTGGTCAAAAACAG ttGGGGTGCTGATTGGGGAGAGGGGGGCTACATACGAATGCTGCGAAACAAGAATCAGTGTGGAATCGGCAGCTATAGTGTTGTCCCCATTGTCTGA
- the LOC128318846 gene encoding cathepsin S-like isoform X2 yields the protein MKHNEEAAAGQHTFTIGINHLSDMTTEEVSAKLNGLRVENFSPQDANENFTFLSDFSLPPSVNWTDDGFVSPVRNQGDCNACWAFSAVGALEAQMMKKKSPLVPLSVQNLIDCSSMEGNHGCHGGLMTNAFNYIINHNGISTDADYPYEEKVGLCRKRPKPARCSGFRVLKRLNEFELQKVVAKIGPVAVGINANEVTFHHYSKGIYNFICHNNTLNHAVLVVGYGKEEGQQYWLVKNSWGADWGEGGYIRMLRNKNQCGIGSYSVVPIV from the exons ATGAAGCACAATGAAGAAGCTGCAGCAGGACAACACACCTTTACCATTGGGATCAATCACCTTTCAGACATG acAACAGAAGAAGTCAGTGCTAAACTGAATGGTCTGAGGGTGGAGAATTTTTCTCCTCAGGATGCTAATGAGAATTTCACCTTTCTGAGTgatttctccctccctcccagtGTGAACTGGACTGATGATGGATTTGTCAGCCCTGTGCGGAACCAG GGTGATTGCAACGCATGCTGGGCGTTCAGTGCTGTTGGAGCTTTAGAAGCTCaaatgatgaaaaagaagaGTCCGCTTGTTCCTCTGAGTGTTCAGAACCTGATAGACTGCAGTAGTATGGAGGGAAACCATGGCTGCCATGGAGGACTCATGACTAATGcctttaattacattataaacCACAATGGAATCAGCACTGATGCTGACTACCCTTATGAAGAaaag GTCGGGTTGTGCCGTAAGCGTCCTAAACCTGCACGCTGTTCTGGTTTCCGGGTTCTTAAACGTTTGAATGAGTTTGAGCTGCAGAAGGTAGTGGCTAAGATTGGACCAGTTGCAGTGGGAATTAATGCGAATGAGGTCACATTTCACCATTACAGTAAAg gtatttataatttcatttgCCATAATAACACATTGAATCACGCTGTTCTGGTGGTCGGATATGGAAAAGAAGAAGGGCAGCAGTACTGGCTGGTCAAAAACAG ttGGGGTGCTGATTGGGGAGAGGGGGGCTACATACGAATGCTGCGAAACAAGAATCAGTGTGGAATCGGCAGCTATAGTGTTGTCCCCATTGTCTGA